The Tindallia magadiensis genome includes a window with the following:
- a CDS encoding heavy-metal-associated domain-containing protein → MKKLIKIEGMTCGHCSARVEKNLAKVDGVEEAVVDLEAKNAIVVLEKAVDNERITEAVDEAGYDVIDILDV, encoded by the coding sequence ATGAAAAAACTAATTAAGATCGAAGGAATGACCTGCGGTCATTGCTCGGCAAGGGTAGAAAAAAACCTGGCTAAAGTGGATGGTGTAGAAGAAGCCGTAGTGGACTTGGAAGCAAAAAATGCCATTGTGGTACTGGAGAAAGCGGTAGATAATGAAAGGATTACTGAAGCGGTAGATGAGGCAGGTTATGATGTGATTGATATTTTAGATGTGTAG
- a CDS encoding heavy metal translocating P-type ATPase yields MKNTKLKIGGMSCASCSGAIERKLAKWENIEKAHINMATEKLHLRYDESQISLEMIAKAIEDLGYQVLMEEEEIDKKEEIDGTVSIRKTFKITGMTCTACSSSIEKALNKMEGIEEATVNFPAEKLTVTFLPEQVRVVEISKKIADLGYELISEPKGGQETDQDEVMMQKSWSKMIRSAILSGTIMFLMILHMLMGVEIPYYLVIVNILAFPNIFLLGKVVHKASFNALKNRSPNMDVLVSLGSLPPYLIGLTAFFFPLQAFTEMASSIMTFHLIGKYLENRAKGRASQAIRKLVEMGAKTATILLRGEEVEVPVEELQPGDVMIVKPGEKIPTDGNILEGKSTIDESMATGESMPVKREPGDPVIGATINKQGLLKVKVTKVGDETFLSQVIQLVEACQGSKVPIQEFADRITGYFVPAILMITVAVFSSNLLFPEFHQSILQWGAGFLPWVNPDAGTLSIAFVTATAVLVIACPCALGLGTPTALMVGSGMGAEKGILIRNGEAVQTFKNLKMIIFDKTGTLTHGRPAVTDILTGEGVDEFSLMKVAGALEKGSEHPLAHAIIEEAKKRKIPMEDIQGFEAVTGMGIEGFLDGDKVFMGNRKIMEKHKIAYEHMEEEIQRLENEAKTVMMIVREEKLLGIIAVADPVKEDSPKAVKELQEMGIQTAMVTGDNERTAKAIAEKIGIDYVIAEVLPEGKVEEVKKLQKDFVTVAMVGDGINDAPALKQANIGIAIGTGTDVAIEAADVTLVKGELGGIISAILLSRGTFRKIKENYFWAWFYNAIAIPVAMVGLLHPMIGAAAMSISSLNVIYNSLRLKRTDIQPSFKKVIEENR; encoded by the coding sequence ATGAAAAACACAAAGCTTAAAATAGGTGGTATGTCTTGTGCCAGCTGTTCAGGAGCAATTGAAAGAAAGCTGGCTAAATGGGAAAATATTGAAAAAGCGCATATTAATATGGCTACTGAAAAACTTCATCTTCGCTATGATGAATCTCAAATCTCTTTAGAAATGATTGCAAAAGCCATTGAAGATCTAGGATATCAGGTGCTTATGGAGGAGGAAGAAATAGACAAAAAGGAAGAAATAGATGGGACGGTGTCAATACGTAAAACATTTAAAATAACTGGTATGACTTGTACAGCTTGTTCTTCTTCCATAGAAAAAGCCTTGAATAAGATGGAGGGTATAGAAGAAGCTACGGTAAACTTTCCTGCCGAAAAGCTAACCGTAACATTTTTACCAGAACAGGTAAGAGTGGTTGAAATCAGTAAAAAAATTGCTGATCTTGGTTACGAACTGATCTCAGAACCAAAAGGAGGTCAGGAGACAGATCAGGATGAAGTGATGATGCAAAAATCATGGAGTAAAATGATCCGGTCAGCCATACTGTCAGGGACTATTATGTTTCTGATGATTCTTCACATGCTTATGGGGGTTGAGATTCCTTATTACCTGGTGATTGTTAATATTCTAGCTTTCCCGAACATATTTTTGCTAGGTAAAGTGGTTCATAAGGCAAGTTTTAATGCATTAAAAAATAGAAGTCCGAATATGGATGTGTTGGTTTCTTTAGGATCTTTACCGCCGTACTTAATCGGATTAACAGCTTTTTTCTTTCCTCTACAAGCATTTACAGAAATGGCTAGTAGTATTATGACATTTCATTTGATAGGGAAATACCTTGAAAACCGTGCAAAAGGCAGAGCTTCTCAGGCGATACGCAAATTGGTGGAAATGGGAGCAAAAACAGCGACAATCCTTCTGCGGGGAGAAGAAGTAGAAGTGCCAGTGGAAGAGTTGCAACCAGGAGATGTCATGATTGTAAAACCGGGAGAAAAAATTCCTACTGATGGGAATATTCTAGAAGGAAAAAGCACCATCGATGAATCCATGGCGACAGGAGAATCTATGCCAGTGAAGAGAGAACCTGGTGATCCGGTGATTGGAGCAACGATCAATAAACAAGGATTACTAAAAGTGAAAGTGACCAAGGTTGGTGATGAAACCTTTCTATCCCAGGTTATTCAGCTGGTAGAGGCTTGCCAAGGTTCTAAAGTGCCAATTCAGGAATTTGCTGATCGGATCACTGGATACTTTGTTCCAGCGATCTTGATGATAACCGTAGCTGTATTTTCATCAAACCTGCTGTTTCCAGAATTTCATCAAAGTATCCTGCAATGGGGCGCAGGGTTTTTACCATGGGTGAATCCGGATGCTGGCACCTTATCGATTGCTTTTGTTACAGCCACAGCAGTGTTGGTTATTGCTTGCCCTTGTGCTCTTGGTCTTGGAACGCCTACAGCCCTTATGGTAGGAAGTGGAATGGGGGCTGAAAAAGGAATTTTAATTCGAAATGGCGAAGCGGTACAAACCTTTAAAAACTTAAAAATGATTATTTTTGATAAAACAGGAACTTTAACCCACGGAAGACCGGCTGTAACGGATATTCTTACAGGAGAAGGGGTGGATGAGTTTTCTTTAATGAAAGTAGCCGGAGCCTTAGAAAAGGGATCGGAACATCCGCTAGCCCATGCGATCATAGAAGAAGCGAAAAAAAGAAAAATACCCATGGAAGATATTCAAGGTTTTGAAGCAGTAACAGGCATGGGGATTGAAGGTTTTTTGGATGGCGATAAGGTTTTTATGGGTAATAGAAAAATAATGGAAAAGCACAAAATCGCGTATGAACATATGGAAGAAGAAATTCAAAGACTGGAAAACGAAGCAAAAACAGTGATGATGATTGTTCGTGAAGAAAAACTATTAGGAATAATTGCGGTAGCTGATCCGGTAAAAGAAGACTCGCCTAAAGCTGTTAAAGAACTACAAGAAATGGGTATTCAAACAGCAATGGTAACAGGTGATAATGAGCGGACAGCAAAGGCCATTGCAGAGAAAATTGGGATTGATTATGTAATAGCCGAAGTGCTGCCGGAAGGAAAAGTAGAAGAAGTTAAAAAACTTCAGAAAGATTTTGTAACAGTGGCTATGGTAGGCGATGGTATCAATGATGCGCCGGCGTTAAAGCAGGCAAACATTGGTATTGCAATTGGGACAGGGACAGATGTTGCGATAGAAGCGGCCGATGTTACCTTGGTAAAGGGAGAGTTGGGAGGCATTATCTCAGCCATATTGTTATCGAGAGGGACTTTCCGGAAAATCAAGGAAAACTATTTTTGGGCCTGGTTTTACAATGCAATAGCCATACCGGTAGCAATGGTGGGCTTACTGCATCCTATGATTGGAGCAGCGGCAATGTCTATTAGCTCTTTAAATGTGATCTATAACTCTTTGCGCTTAAAAAGGACAGATATACAGCCGTCGTTTAAGAAAGTTATAGAAGAAAATAGGTGA
- a CDS encoding metal-sensitive transcriptional regulator: MDTEKSPSKHSAEVQKSLLHRLNRVEGQIRGIKKLISNEVYCDDILHQLEASRSALKSIEMVLLESHLKHCVIHQLKNGDASVVDEILTTIKKISK, encoded by the coding sequence ATGGATACAGAAAAATCGCCATCAAAACATTCGGCAGAAGTTCAAAAAAGCTTACTACATCGTTTAAACCGGGTAGAAGGGCAGATACGTGGAATAAAAAAGCTTATTAGTAATGAAGTTTACTGTGATGATATACTCCATCAGTTGGAGGCTTCTCGATCAGCGCTTAAATCCATCGAAATGGTATTATTAGAAAGTCATTTGAAGCACTGTGTGATCCATCAACTAAAAAATGGAGATGCATCTGTGGTGGACGAAATTTTGACAACCATAAAAAAAATATCAAAATAA
- a CDS encoding GNAT family N-acetyltransferase, with the protein MIPGSVGKEKIVFRSYIEVRRVSESDINAVFQIAASVGTGQKDSSQGFLVDNYSSDPAYYKEKFSELAKRLDHFYVAENVTGKNRSQIVGFLIGYTKSQWLEDNPTWLEDVHWHPSFDQERLKDFIVVDKTAIQSYLTGHGIGSELYKRLIKDIRQKNIETMLAETIISPTPNFASLAFRKKQHYHLAGVRYEDYIGETYTDLIYYKDISEF; encoded by the coding sequence ATGATTCCAGGTTCTGTCGGCAAGGAAAAAATTGTTTTTCGCAGCTATATCGAAGTCCGCCGTGTTAGTGAGTCAGACATCAATGCGGTGTTTCAAATTGCCGCTTCTGTAGGTACTGGTCAAAAAGATTCTTCTCAAGGTTTTTTGGTAGACAATTACTCTTCTGACCCGGCCTATTATAAGGAAAAATTTTCCGAATTAGCAAAAAGGCTTGATCATTTTTACGTCGCCGAAAACGTTACCGGAAAAAACCGAAGTCAAATTGTTGGTTTTTTAATCGGTTACACGAAATCTCAATGGCTGGAAGATAACCCTACTTGGTTGGAAGATGTTCACTGGCACCCTTCTTTTGACCAAGAACGCCTTAAGGATTTTATTGTAGTCGATAAAACAGCTATTCAATCTTACCTTACTGGCCATGGAATCGGAAGTGAACTTTATAAACGGTTAATCAAGGATATTCGTCAAAAAAACATTGAAACCATGTTAGCCGAAACCATTATTAGCCCTACCCCTAACTTCGCTTCTTTAGCTTTTCGCAAAAAGCAACACTATCACTTAGCCGGTGTTCGGTATGAAGATTATATAGGTGAAACTTACACTGATTTGATTTATTACAAAGATATTTCTGAATTTTAA
- a CDS encoding 50S ribosomal protein L25, producing MAVPQLTLVPRETIQDKSVKAARKEGNIPAVVYSKGKPTKEVFADEKEIMRLLNEFGSNRKITLNLNGEKSFAIIKEVQKDYMKNQFIHLDLQALDENVKLSMMMNINILNRDSVEKGDYVLQVQANEVEIEMFPRHMPDSVEVDAALLRDKDNLTMADLNIATDENIEILDDKETVIATLSYIQEISEEETEEVVDAGAVPTVGETEGAADEE from the coding sequence ATGGCAGTCCCACAACTGACATTGGTTCCCCGTGAGACCATACAGGACAAAAGTGTAAAGGCCGCTCGTAAGGAAGGTAATATTCCAGCGGTTGTTTACTCTAAAGGCAAGCCCACCAAAGAGGTGTTTGCTGATGAAAAAGAAATAATGAGACTCCTGAACGAGTTTGGAAGTAATCGTAAAATTACACTAAACTTAAACGGAGAGAAAAGCTTTGCGATTATTAAAGAAGTTCAAAAGGATTATATGAAGAACCAATTTATTCATTTAGATCTGCAAGCTTTAGACGAAAATGTAAAACTTTCTATGATGATGAATATCAATATTCTGAATCGTGATTCTGTAGAAAAGGGAGATTACGTTCTTCAAGTGCAGGCTAATGAGGTAGAAATTGAAATGTTCCCAAGACATATGCCGGACAGTGTAGAAGTAGATGCTGCTTTACTAAGAGATAAAGACAATCTTACAATGGCAGATCTAAACATAGCTACTGATGAAAACATCGAAATACTGGACGATAAAGAAACGGTTATTGCAACCCTTTCCTATATCCAAGAAATTTCTGAAGAAGAAACTGAAGAAGTGGTGGATGCGGGTGCTGTGCCAACGGTTGGAGAAACCGAAGGAGCAGCAGACGAAGAGTAG
- a CDS encoding glycoside hydrolase family 26 protein produces the protein MIWKKTRISCITVCLTVILLVSVVVPVQALETHGVEDSWMILNGERSKTSDFESWEDAQEIKVLASGKKELTNHSAGYKLQYPASMKEDFSLSAVRGVLENDVTKLEIYHDQFSGTNHSANSYINYSRGFLQNRQDHHLRRQEVLQVNGMTVHYLEWDRTPIKAIENDRHHYAKAIFLRNSMEVYTLLFKSQEPMKNHWDIIESFELVDRKATPKLHQRYYPMDRDWSLQTQAFYQQYFIDSDELIWGIFEYSAPGDFADLFRLERRLEYEFPFLLHYKNFEREFPRQELENAREEKRNVVLTLQTKHREDEKNRRVLYDVLEGKHDDHIDMYARELKDFGEPVLFRLNNEMNGDWCVYSAYFSSMDTDIFVASWRYIYERFEKHDLDNVIWVWNPHDLSFPGFQWNHYLMYYPGDEYVDIIGMTGYNPGTYFPGERWKSFVSIYADYYEEYSMLFQQPLMIPEFGSSSVGGDKIAWIWSMFYHMPRYEDIKVAIWWNGIDRDEEGNPGRIYRLDETPEMVETFRKGLSRFTSPEPAWRDAVETEEHEEHEEEKE, from the coding sequence ATGATCTGGAAAAAGACAAGGATATCATGCATTACCGTCTGCTTAACGGTGATCCTGTTGGTAAGTGTTGTAGTACCTGTACAAGCCTTAGAAACCCATGGGGTAGAAGATTCCTGGATGATTCTTAACGGCGAAAGGTCAAAGACTTCGGACTTTGAATCTTGGGAAGATGCACAGGAAATAAAGGTGCTTGCCTCTGGAAAAAAAGAGCTGACAAACCATTCTGCTGGCTATAAACTTCAGTATCCGGCAAGTATGAAAGAAGACTTTTCGCTTTCAGCCGTGCGAGGTGTGCTTGAGAATGATGTTACAAAGTTAGAAATATACCATGATCAGTTTTCAGGAACTAATCATTCGGCAAACAGTTATATTAACTATAGCCGAGGGTTTTTGCAGAATAGGCAAGACCATCACCTTCGTCGGCAGGAAGTTCTTCAGGTGAACGGTATGACGGTTCATTACCTGGAATGGGACAGAACACCGATAAAGGCGATTGAAAACGACCGTCATCATTATGCAAAAGCAATTTTTCTACGAAATTCAATGGAAGTATATACCTTACTATTTAAATCTCAGGAACCCATGAAAAATCACTGGGATATCATCGAAAGCTTTGAACTCGTAGATAGAAAAGCAACTCCAAAGCTTCATCAGCGTTATTATCCGATGGACCGAGATTGGAGTTTACAGACACAAGCATTCTACCAACAATACTTTATTGATAGCGATGAGTTAATATGGGGCATATTTGAGTACTCAGCACCAGGAGACTTCGCTGATCTTTTTCGATTAGAAAGAAGGTTGGAATACGAGTTTCCCTTTTTGTTACATTACAAGAATTTTGAACGGGAATTTCCTCGTCAAGAGTTGGAGAATGCCAGAGAAGAAAAAAGAAATGTGGTTCTGACATTACAAACAAAACATCGAGAAGACGAGAAGAACAGACGGGTACTGTATGATGTTTTGGAAGGGAAGCATGATGACCATATAGACATGTACGCCAGAGAATTAAAAGATTTTGGGGAGCCAGTCCTGTTTCGGCTTAATAACGAAATGAATGGCGATTGGTGTGTGTACTCTGCTTACTTTAGTTCAATGGATACAGACATTTTTGTTGCTTCCTGGCGATATATTTACGAACGATTTGAGAAGCATGATCTGGATAATGTTATATGGGTTTGGAATCCTCATGATTTATCCTTTCCTGGATTTCAATGGAATCATTACCTGATGTATTATCCGGGAGATGAATACGTTGATATCATTGGGATGACAGGGTATAATCCAGGTACCTATTTTCCAGGTGAACGCTGGAAATCTTTTGTCAGCATTTATGCTGACTACTATGAAGAATACAGCATGTTATTCCAACAGCCACTAATGATCCCAGAGTTTGGATCTAGTTCTGTTGGCGGAGATAAAATTGCATGGATCTGGTCGATGTTTTATCATATGCCCCGTTACGAAGACATAAAAGTTGCGATATGGTGGAATGGCATTGATCGTGATGAAGAAGGTAATCCTGGGAGAATTTATCGATTAGATGAAACTCCAGAAATGGTTGAAACCTTTCGAAAAGGGTTGAGTCGTTTTACATCACCAGAACCAGCATGGCGAGATGCAGTAGAGACAGAAGAACATGAAGAACATGAAGAAGAAAAAGAATAA
- the rpsR gene encoding 30S ribosomal protein S18 produces the protein MMNRRKKRSKKKICTFCADKKATIDYKDIGRLKKYLTERGKILPRRISGNCAIHQRDITQAIKRSRFMALLPYTVD, from the coding sequence ATGATGAACAGAAGAAAGAAGAGAAGCAAAAAGAAGATTTGTACTTTTTGTGCCGATAAAAAAGCAACCATTGATTACAAAGATATTGGGCGTTTGAAAAAATATCTGACAGAGAGAGGTAAAATTTTACCTCGACGAATTAGCGGAAATTGTGCAATTCATCAACGTGACATTACACAAGCTATCAAGAGATCCAGATTCATGGCGTTACTGCCATATACAGTGGACTAA
- a CDS encoding single-stranded DNA-binding protein translates to MNTVILIGNLARDPELRYTANGKAVANLTVAVNRGYGKNNEADFIRVVVWEKQAENCANYLAKGRKVAVQGRLQVSSYEAKDGSTRYNTDVVANLIEFLGGDNPSGGSPQTMQRTSGSTVSSDFNPEDEINVDDFKAMDDDEDLPF, encoded by the coding sequence GTGAATACAGTTATCCTGATTGGAAATCTGGCCAGAGACCCGGAACTACGTTATACAGCTAATGGAAAAGCAGTGGCTAACTTAACGGTTGCGGTGAATCGCGGCTATGGTAAAAACAACGAAGCGGATTTTATTCGAGTAGTTGTATGGGAGAAACAAGCAGAAAACTGCGCCAATTATCTGGCGAAAGGCCGTAAAGTTGCTGTTCAAGGAAGGCTTCAAGTAAGCTCTTACGAAGCAAAAGATGGTTCAACCCGGTATAATACGGATGTTGTTGCCAACCTTATCGAATTTCTAGGTGGCGATAATCCGTCCGGCGGATCGCCTCAAACAATGCAACGCACCAGCGGTTCGACGGTTTCATCTGATTTTAATCCGGAAGACGAGATTAATGTAGATGATTTTAAAGCAATGGACGATGATGAAGACTTGCCATTCTAG
- the rpsF gene encoding 30S ribosomal protein S6, with protein MNKYELMYVMKPATEEAEREALLEKYKGIIEEADGQVDNIEEWGLRKLAYEIKKETEGFYMLMNFQSDVDVPKELDRNMKIADEVIRHMITRIEE; from the coding sequence ATGAATAAATACGAATTAATGTACGTGATGAAACCCGCTACAGAAGAGGCGGAAAGAGAAGCGTTGCTGGAAAAGTACAAAGGCATTATTGAGGAAGCTGACGGACAAGTGGACAACATTGAAGAATGGGGTCTGCGAAAGTTGGCTTACGAAATTAAAAAAGAAACAGAAGGTTTCTACATGCTGATGAACTTTCAGTCTGACGTGGACGTTCCGAAAGAGCTGGATCGTAACATGAAGATCGCAGACGAAGTAATCCGCCATATGATCACAAGAATCGAAGAGTAG
- a CDS encoding methyl-accepting chemotaxis protein: protein MNVLKRSLFVKLMSCLILAGVIIFGIQIIISSTYYGDNMRNEAENYLKEKLRAEAGFLNAELLISETASENIAALVSNDKSNDESLLFDYFETVMQSNQMIVGGGVWMEPGKYIEEQKYYGPFLYLDDDSIVVSWEYSDEAGDYFQYEWYQDGLGDESVWSEPYVDPFSGVPMITVSSPIRRNDQAIGVVTLDIGLDQMQEHISALTIGENGQAFLISHQGDFVVNEGIENPMGTKITDLESSLSEVGDLIVSDRQPGLISTSIDNESNLLSYQEVGTSGLKLILTLPESELGITQSVINSSIISVVAMLIFMLIIYIAIKKLILKYLKMAVEHAEKVAAGNLKAELPDEFARREDEFGRLGSSLKNMTENLREIIAQIQSMAQSVATYSDELSVSGSEVGRAAEEVGTAIQAVADGAGNQSMRLEATARNINGLGSEVQVVEKQAQDMNRVSKEVLNEIKNGQNSIDESIDQISEVKKDTKEVGVVIERLGKRSEEIGKIVELIQNVSNQTNLLALNAAIEAARAGEAGKGFSVVADEIRKLAEESSKATVNIDELISIIQKDVNLAVEKMGTSADKVNQSSVKINENGAIFDRISQEISHLMDTIFKSVEKIHQVAETSRSIESEVNTINGISQDFAENSEVVAASSEEQIASTEEIVSSAKKLTEMAEDLAKTSNKFTI from the coding sequence GTGAATGTATTGAAAAGAAGCTTGTTTGTAAAATTAATGAGTTGCTTGATATTAGCTGGAGTAATTATTTTTGGAATACAAATAATTATCAGCAGCACTTATTATGGTGATAATATGCGAAATGAAGCTGAAAATTATCTAAAAGAGAAACTGAGAGCAGAGGCTGGATTTCTTAATGCGGAGCTCCTTATAAGTGAGACAGCATCAGAAAATATTGCTGCGCTAGTTTCGAATGACAAGAGTAACGATGAGTCACTGTTATTTGATTATTTTGAAACGGTGATGCAAAGCAATCAAATGATTGTTGGTGGCGGGGTATGGATGGAGCCGGGTAAGTATATAGAAGAGCAGAAGTATTATGGTCCGTTCTTATATTTGGACGATGATTCTATTGTAGTTTCGTGGGAGTATAGTGATGAAGCTGGAGACTATTTTCAATACGAGTGGTATCAAGACGGGTTAGGTGATGAGTCCGTCTGGTCTGAACCTTATGTTGATCCATTTTCTGGGGTGCCGATGATTACGGTTTCTTCACCGATAAGAAGAAATGACCAGGCTATTGGTGTGGTTACACTGGATATTGGCTTGGATCAAATGCAGGAGCATATCAGTGCGTTAACGATCGGAGAAAACGGACAGGCATTTCTAATAAGCCATCAAGGGGATTTTGTGGTTAATGAAGGTATTGAAAATCCGATGGGTACTAAAATAACGGATTTGGAGAGTTCATTATCAGAGGTTGGAGACCTTATTGTGAGCGATAGACAACCAGGGTTGATCAGTACATCGATTGATAATGAAAGCAACTTACTGTCCTATCAGGAAGTAGGTACTAGTGGTTTGAAATTAATTTTGACGCTACCTGAATCGGAGCTAGGAATTACACAAAGTGTTATTAACTCTTCTATCATTTCGGTTGTTGCGATGCTTATTTTTATGCTAATTATCTATATAGCTATTAAAAAGCTAATCCTCAAGTACTTGAAGATGGCTGTGGAACACGCAGAAAAAGTTGCAGCAGGAAATCTTAAAGCAGAGTTGCCTGATGAGTTTGCTCGAAGAGAAGATGAATTTGGAAGGTTAGGATCTTCCTTAAAAAACATGACTGAAAATTTAAGAGAAATAATTGCTCAAATACAGTCGATGGCGCAGAGTGTAGCTACGTATAGTGACGAATTATCTGTTTCTGGAAGTGAGGTAGGCAGAGCGGCAGAAGAAGTTGGAACGGCTATTCAAGCTGTTGCTGATGGAGCTGGAAATCAGTCAATGAGATTGGAAGCTACAGCTCGAAATATAAACGGGCTAGGCTCTGAGGTTCAAGTGGTTGAAAAACAGGCTCAAGATATGAATCGAGTTTCAAAAGAAGTGCTAAATGAGATAAAAAATGGACAAAATTCTATTGATGAATCAATTGATCAAATTTCTGAAGTGAAGAAAGATACAAAAGAAGTAGGCGTCGTAATTGAAAGACTAGGAAAGCGATCTGAAGAAATTGGTAAAATTGTTGAGCTTATCCAAAATGTGTCGAATCAAACCAATTTACTTGCCTTAAATGCAGCGATAGAAGCGGCTAGAGCTGGTGAGGCTGGAAAAGGATTTTCTGTTGTTGCAGATGAAATTAGAAAATTAGCTGAAGAGTCTTCTAAAGCCACTGTTAATATTGATGAACTGATCAGTATTATACAGAAAGATGTTAACCTTGCTGTTGAAAAAATGGGTACTAGCGCTGATAAAGTTAATCAAAGTTCGGTGAAAATTAATGAAAATGGAGCTATCTTTGATCGAATCAGCCAAGAAATAAGCCATTTGATGGATACTATTTTTAAGAGTGTTGAAAAAATTCATCAGGTTGCTGAAACTAGTCGAAGCATAGAATCTGAAGTGAATACAATTAATGGAATAAGCCAGGATTTTGCTGAAAACTCAGAAGTAGTTGCTGCCTCCAGCGAAGAACAAATTGCTTCTACAGAAGAAATAGTATCTTCGGCTAAAAAACTAACAGAAATGGCGGAGGATTTAGCCAAAACCTCAAATAAATTTACTATTTAA
- a CDS encoding indolepyruvate oxidoreductase subunit beta: MKPINVLIAGIGGQGLVMTTELICQAAFGEGYDIKSNDVIGLAQRGGRVWGSVRIGKKIYSPNIPEGEVDLLLGIEPMEALRWQFDLKTEAKILLNQHQVYPTIVQQEQAVYPEEEIQQMLEKFDSLSLDAFKEARECGNEKAANTLMVGGISHFLPISEEGWLEAIKRTYPEKLQAVNEKVWKKGRDIAQQSEFL, from the coding sequence ATGAAGCCAATTAATGTTTTGATTGCAGGAATCGGAGGCCAGGGTCTTGTGATGACAACAGAACTGATCTGTCAGGCAGCTTTTGGAGAAGGGTATGATATAAAGAGTAACGATGTGATAGGCTTAGCTCAGCGTGGCGGTCGTGTTTGGGGATCTGTCCGAATTGGAAAAAAGATTTACTCTCCCAATATACCGGAAGGAGAAGTGGATCTACTGCTCGGCATTGAGCCGATGGAAGCCCTGCGCTGGCAGTTTGACCTGAAGACGGAGGCGAAAATACTGTTAAACCAACATCAGGTATACCCTACTATCGTGCAGCAGGAACAAGCCGTATATCCTGAAGAAGAAATTCAACAAATGCTGGAAAAGTTTGACAGTCTGTCCCTAGATGCTTTTAAAGAAGCGAGAGAATGTGGCAATGAAAAAGCGGCAAACACGCTAATGGTAGGTGGTATCTCTCACTTTCTTCCAATAAGCGAAGAAGGATGGCTGGAGGCTATTAAACGAACTTACCCAGAAAAATTGCAAGCAGTAAATGAAAAAGTATGGAAAAAAGGTCGAGACATCGCTCAGCAGTCAGAATTTCTTTAA